AGGCCCTCAAACCAGATGCAGTGGCATTAAACGACGATGATCGTGGTCTGAAATCTGTTCGGGATCCTGATCCAAGGCAGCCTGAAAAGACGAACGCCCATATCCCGTCAACAGACGGAAACGTCACCATTGACCGAATGAATTCCGGCTTCGGCGATGAACGCCTGATCTTTCCTGCGACGCAGCGCAACCGGATCCCGATCGGGGATGTGCTGGCGAAAGAGCTTCCAGCCAGTGGATTGATTCTTGAAATTGCCAGCGGATCGGGTGAACACGGTGTCACCTTCCAGAAACGCTTTCCATCGCTCATCTGGCAATGCAGCGATCCTGATCCTGAGCATTGCCGCAGCATCGATTCCTGGATCCGCCATGAGCAGCTGAAACTGAAGATGCCACCAGCCCTGCAACTGGATATCAGAGACACGGCTCTGACGCAACAACTGGGAGAACCCTTGCAGGCAATCGTGGCGATCAACCTGCTCCACATTTCCGCCTGGGACTGCACCACCGCTCTGCTGAGGCAATCAGCGGCGCTGCTGCCAAATGGTGGAACGCTTTGCGTTTACGGCCCGTTCTGTGTCGATGGTCAGCACGTCAGTGAGAGCAATCGAAGCTTTGATGACTCCCTGCGCCAGAGAAATCCTGCCTGGGGAGTACGAGACCAGACGGCGGTGCTGAAACAAGCCTGCGAAGAGGGCTTGACGCTTCAGAACATCACCTTGATGCCCGCCAACAATCGCATGATCACCTGGGTCCGCTGAGACCATGAGAGCCTGCGCCGAAACCCAGCAACAACCGCAAGCAATCATCACAGCTCCAACGCCGCGCCAAAAGCTTAATAGCTGCTTCAAGGCAACTGCACAGCTACTGCAGAGTTGCTTCAGGGCTACTTAAAGCTATGGTGAAGCTGACGTGAAGACCCAGCCGATGGCGCCCCCACGGGAAAACCAGGTGAAGCTCACGGTTTCCGTTCCACCGAGCCTGCACGTGCTGCTGCGCAGCTGGGCTCAGTGCGAGGGACGTGAGCTCACCAGCGTGGTCCTGCAGTGTGTCGAGCTGTCAGTACGACAACTGAAAAGCAACGGTTCGATCCCTGCCGGTGCAGTCCGGAACTACGAAGTGGCCTGCGAGGAACGTCTGGCCGCCGGCAGCGCAACGCCATGAACATCGCTCAGATCGAGGAGGCCCTGCTCGCCCCCTGCATGGACGCCGTGATTGCCGTCACGGAGCGCTATCAATTCCTGGAAATCCACCGCGGCGCACGCGTTTTCACTGCGTATAGGGAGATCGACCATGTGATGTACCTGGGGTTTCATAACGATCTGAGCGACCAGGCGCTCAAACAGCTCAGAGAGCGAGGCTTCCAATTGCTGGAGGCAAGGGAAGGCACCCGTCGAGAGCACCGGTTGCTTCTCCTGACACTGAAGGAGATCGGCTATTCCCACAGTTACGGAGAGGGCTATTACGAGGCATCGAGATCTCTGGCTCGCCATTTGCGCAACCTCGGGTGGCCGCTGGGAGCCCTCGTACAGCTGCTCAGCAGACCACACATCAACAGGGAAGATCCCACCAGCTGACGCTAAAAATCCATCCAGTCGCCCGGTCCATACCAACCGAAAGGCATGTCCCCCCAGTCGTCATCCATCCCATCCTGGTTCGCGGGAATCGGTCCTGAACTGGGCTGAGATCCGTCGATACAGCCCTCCGGGGTTGTGAAACCACTGGAGAAAGCCTCACAGTTCACGAGACCTTGCTGAGCCCTCGCCACCGAGGCCACACAACACAACAACAACGAGGCTGCAGCACAAGCAAGCAGGCGCATGATCAATCCGCTGATACCTCGATTCTGATGCGGGTCAGCAAGGGATGACCTGCTGCAAAGGCTGAAGCCCAGCCCATTGCTGCAGCGCACTCCAGGAGCGCAGACGTTGCTCAATCCAGGCATGACCCAATGCATTGAGATGAATGCCATCGGGCTCCAGCCACTGCAGCCAGTCGGGCTCCGCCTGCATGGCCTGGTGAAGGCCTAGGTAAGGAACATCCACCTCCAGACAGGCTTCCTCGATCTGCGCTTCATGCACAGCGATGTCGCCATTGCTGTACCAGAGACAGTCGGCGAATGGCATGGCCTGTTCATCGACGGGCGTGAGCCCCAGAACAAACACCGATCCATGGGGCTGAATGGCCCGCAGCAGCTGCTCAAATCCAAAGCGAAAAGCCTGCGCATCGAGGGGTTGCCTGCCATCCATACGACCGACCCGAGCCGTGTCATTCAGCCCCACCGACAGCAACAGGGCCTCGGGCTTCTTCCGACGTAATTCCCCTCGGCAAGACCACTCGCGTTCCCACCGGGCTGACACCGCCTCAAGACCATCACCGCGAATCCCGAGCCCATAGATCAGCGGTGCATCCGGAAGTTCCATCCAATGGCAGCGAAGCCGTTCACACCATCCGCCTCGCTCCCGGTCGCCCCAGCCCACCACTCCGCTGTCTCCGATCACGATCAGTTGACGGGGAGCCCGCATCAATCCACTGCTGTTCGGCTTAACAGGGTCAGCTTTGCAGCCAGTGCTGCCGTGACCGATCACTCAGCCATTCACCGATCAGGGTCAGCGCCGCATAGGTGGTGATCAACAACAACACCG
Above is a window of Synechococcus sp. BIOS-E4-1 DNA encoding:
- a CDS encoding GDSL-type esterase/lipase family protein; this translates as MRAPRQLIVIGDSGVVGWGDRERGGWCERLRCHWMELPDAPLIYGLGIRGDGLEAVSARWEREWSCRGELRRKKPEALLLSVGLNDTARVGRMDGRQPLDAQAFRFGFEQLLRAIQPHGSVFVLGLTPVDEQAMPFADCLWYSNGDIAVHEAQIEEACLEVDVPYLGLHQAMQAEPDWLQWLEPDGIHLNALGHAWIEQRLRSWSALQQWAGLQPLQQVIPC
- a CDS encoding DUF938 domain-containing protein, with the protein product MIAEIMLKALKPDAVALNDDDRGLKSVRDPDPRQPEKTNAHIPSTDGNVTIDRMNSGFGDERLIFPATQRNRIPIGDVLAKELPASGLILEIASGSGEHGVTFQKRFPSLIWQCSDPDPEHCRSIDSWIRHEQLKLKMPPALQLDIRDTALTQQLGEPLQAIVAINLLHISAWDCTTALLRQSAALLPNGGTLCVYGPFCVDGQHVSESNRSFDDSLRQRNPAWGVRDQTAVLKQACEEGLTLQNITLMPANNRMITWVR